From Hymenobacter sedentarius, a single genomic window includes:
- a CDS encoding IS1182 family transposase: protein MQGKKQYLDKEVVRFRLSERVPPHNLYRRLAELVDWSFLYDETRGLYSHTGQPSLDPVVFFKLVLVGRLENLISDRRLVEHCALRLDILLFLGYEVDEELPWHSTVSRTRQLFPAAVFERLFDHVFAQCVARGLVAGDTQAVDSAPVKANAALEAVLEKQAAGPAGPHLSGREETPAAGSVVTAPAHQLRQLATGQRRRQGAQTGALGARHEQARLLSNKTHYSPTDPDARISVKPGKARALNYLCSLAVDTAKGVISHAQADLADKRDSLHLPRLLTGLQRRLRANDLPLRALLADAGYANGPNYALLEAAHITAWIPVFGQYKPEIEGFVYDRRTDAFTCPKGQALPFQKYDTNQDGGWHKIYWGPCRTCQQCPRKPTCAPRAKRKQINRTIYDAAYRRAWERQHTRRGQRKRRVRQGTVEPVFGNLLHHYGLRRVNVRGHAGAHKTRLLTAIAFNLKKLLKHRPNRHVSLAVALPRPVLAANRRARRRNRRLEAPTRARAQPLTGKGTP, encoded by the coding sequence ATGCAAGGCAAAAAGCAATACCTCGACAAGGAGGTGGTCCGCTTTCGACTTTCCGAGCGGGTCCCGCCCCATAATCTGTACCGGCGGCTGGCCGAGCTGGTGGATTGGTCCTTCCTCTACGACGAGACGCGGGGCCTTTACAGCCACACCGGGCAGCCCTCGCTCGACCCGGTCGTGTTCTTCAAGCTCGTGCTCGTCGGCCGGCTGGAAAACCTCATCAGCGACCGCCGCTTGGTCGAGCACTGCGCCCTGCGGCTCGACATTCTCTTGTTTTTGGGCTACGAGGTGGACGAGGAGTTGCCCTGGCACTCGACCGTGAGCCGCACCCGCCAGCTGTTTCCGGCCGCCGTCTTCGAGCGCCTGTTCGACCACGTCTTTGCCCAGTGCGTGGCCCGGGGCCTGGTCGCCGGCGACACGCAGGCCGTCGATTCGGCCCCCGTCAAGGCCAACGCGGCGCTGGAAGCGGTGCTGGAAAAACAAGCCGCCGGGCCTGCCGGGCCCCACCTGAGCGGCCGCGAGGAGACACCCGCCGCGGGCTCGGTGGTGACGGCTCCGGCCCACCAGCTGCGCCAGCTGGCCACGGGGCAGCGCCGGCGGCAGGGCGCGCAGACCGGCGCGCTGGGCGCGCGGCACGAACAGGCGCGGCTGCTGAGCAACAAGACCCACTACAGCCCCACCGACCCCGACGCGCGCATCTCCGTTAAGCCCGGCAAAGCCCGGGCCTTGAACTACCTCTGCAGCCTGGCCGTGGACACGGCCAAGGGCGTCATCAGCCATGCGCAAGCGGACCTGGCTGACAAGCGCGACAGCCTGCACTTGCCCCGGCTGCTCACCGGCCTGCAGCGGCGCTTGCGCGCGAACGACTTGCCCCTGCGCGCGCTGCTGGCCGATGCCGGCTACGCCAACGGCCCGAACTACGCCTTGCTCGAAGCCGCCCACATCACGGCCTGGATTCCCGTCTTCGGTCAATACAAACCCGAAATCGAGGGCTTCGTGTACGACCGCCGCACGGACGCCTTTACCTGCCCCAAAGGCCAGGCGCTGCCCTTTCAGAAATACGACACCAACCAAGACGGGGGCTGGCATAAGATTTACTGGGGCCCGTGCCGCACCTGCCAGCAGTGCCCGCGCAAGCCCACGTGCGCCCCGCGGGCCAAGCGCAAGCAGATCAACCGCACCATTTACGACGCCGCGTACCGCCGGGCCTGGGAGCGGCAGCACACCCGGCGCGGGCAACGGAAACGCCGGGTCCGCCAGGGCACGGTCGAGCCCGTGTTTGGCAACCTGCTGCACCACTACGGCCTGCGGCGCGTGAACGTGCGCGGCCACGCGGGGGCCCACAAGACCAGGCTGCTCACCGCCATCGCCTTCAACCTCAAAAAGCTGCTCAAGCACCGCCCCAACCGGCACGTAAGCCTGGCCGTGGCCCTGCCACGGCCCGTGTTAGCGGCCAATAGGCGCGCCAGGCGGCGGAACAGGCGCCTCGAAGCGCCCACTCGAGCACGCGCCCAGCCGCTAACCGGAAAGGGAACTCCCTAA
- a CDS encoding alpha/beta fold hydrolase, with protein MRYLLALFCCFVLVPHPQARAQGVTRPARPVAVDTAFLLPVNGVKQYLEIKGASRTKPVLLFIHGGPAWPATPMNRKYSQDLANDFIFVSWDQRNCGKSQTDTTVALTPDLYIEDAHQVTRFLQQTFHQRKIFVVGHSWGSFVGAQLVQRYPQDYAAYIGVSQFIDAGQSALLTRTHVQQQAALHHDTATVHALARIPLSEAKGFARGVNDWFAFLTLTGPYRSSPDAPELSNPMQLYGDYPPQQWMAPVMRTLPPLFPYLNGGKTKVLQHSVFKLPVYFFVGKYDHNTEPELARHYFAELKAPKKQWFEFAHSGHAPNWEEPALFHRRLVQIAAENKSK; from the coding sequence ATGCGCTACCTGCTTGCCCTCTTCTGCTGCTTCGTACTTGTCCCTCACCCGCAAGCGCGGGCACAGGGCGTCACCCGCCCAGCCCGCCCTGTAGCCGTCGACACGGCTTTTTTACTGCCCGTCAACGGGGTGAAGCAATACCTGGAAATCAAGGGCGCCTCCCGAACCAAACCGGTGCTGCTCTTCATTCACGGGGGGCCGGCGTGGCCGGCGACGCCGATGAATCGCAAATACAGCCAGGACCTGGCCAACGACTTTATTTTCGTTTCCTGGGACCAGCGCAATTGCGGCAAGTCGCAAACCGACACGACCGTGGCCTTGACGCCGGACCTCTATATCGAGGACGCGCATCAGGTCACGCGCTTTTTACAGCAGACGTTCCACCAGCGAAAAATTTTCGTCGTTGGCCATAGTTGGGGCAGCTTTGTGGGGGCGCAATTGGTGCAACGCTACCCCCAGGATTACGCCGCGTACATCGGGGTGAGCCAATTCATCGACGCCGGCCAGTCGGCGCTGCTCACCCGCACGCACGTGCAACAGCAGGCAGCTTTGCACCACGACACGGCCACCGTGCACGCGCTGGCCCGCATCCCGCTGTCGGAAGCGAAGGGGTTCGCGCGGGGCGTCAACGACTGGTTCGCCTTCCTGACGCTGACGGGTCCCTACCGCTCCAGCCCCGACGCACCGGAGTTGTCTAACCCCATGCAGCTCTACGGCGATTATCCGCCGCAGCAGTGGATGGCCCCGGTGATGCGCACCCTGCCCCCGCTCTTCCCGTACTTAAATGGCGGAAAAACGAAGGTCTTGCAGCACTCTGTATTCAAATTGCCGGTGTACTTTTTTGTCGGCAAATACGACCACAACACCGAGCCGGAACTCGCCCGCCACTACTTTGCAGAGCTCAAGGCCCCCAAAAAGCAGTGGTTTGAGTTTGCGCACAGCGGCCACGCGCCCAACTGGGAAGAACCCGCCCTGTTCCACCGCCGGCTCGTGCAAATAGCGGCCGAGAACAAATCGAAATAA
- a CDS encoding peptidase dimerization domain-containing protein translates to MTRISTLLGLLGGLALTPRVAPAQTPLPPAKLEALKRELIGEIDQQQKATQQMVDMVFSFGELGFQETETSRYLTGILKKNGFVIQTGIAGVPTAWTATWGSGKPVIAIGSDIDCIPKASQKPGVAYHDPIVEGAPGHGEGHNSGVPLNITAVLALKKIMEREKLPGTLMLWPGAAEELVATKAYFVRDGYFKNVDACIFTHVSDNLKVSWGDNGYTGLMSVKFTFEGQAAHAGAAPWRGRSALDAVELMDVGWNFHREHMDVSQRSHSVITDGGDQPNVVPSKAAVWYYFRERTYPKIREMYADALKMAEGATLMTKTTVTHEVLGSAWPIHLNKAIAQAMYQNIRRVGLPQWSAADQVLARAAQAETNAPKTDRLNRPLDGLATRLDTLVGPATSTYGGSDDIGDISWSVPTVVLHYPANIPGLPGHHWANAIAMATPIAHKGVTAGAKAEALTLLDLLVKPEIIKEAWAYFNDVQTKNTKYTPLISDTDKPAITLNQGIMAQYRPQMTKFYYNPAKYKTYLEQLGIAYPTVRPAAPKASAQ, encoded by the coding sequence ATGACTCGTATTTCTACTCTCTTGGGACTTTTGGGCGGCCTCGCCCTGACGCCGCGGGTCGCCCCGGCCCAAACCCCGCTGCCACCCGCCAAGCTCGAAGCCCTGAAGCGGGAGCTCATCGGGGAAATCGACCAGCAGCAAAAGGCCACCCAGCAAATGGTGGACATGGTGTTCAGCTTCGGGGAACTGGGCTTTCAGGAAACCGAGACGTCGCGCTACCTAACGGGCATTCTGAAGAAAAACGGCTTTGTGATTCAAACCGGCATTGCGGGTGTGCCCACTGCCTGGACGGCTACGTGGGGGTCGGGCAAGCCGGTTATTGCCATTGGCAGCGACATCGACTGCATTCCCAAGGCCTCCCAAAAGCCTGGCGTGGCTTACCACGACCCCATTGTGGAGGGCGCGCCGGGCCACGGCGAGGGCCACAACTCGGGCGTGCCGCTCAACATCACGGCGGTGCTGGCGCTCAAGAAAATCATGGAGCGCGAGAAGCTGCCGGGCACGCTCATGCTCTGGCCCGGCGCTGCCGAGGAGTTAGTTGCCACCAAGGCCTACTTCGTGCGCGACGGCTATTTCAAGAACGTCGATGCCTGCATTTTTACCCATGTGAGCGACAACCTCAAGGTGTCGTGGGGCGACAATGGCTACACGGGCCTGATGTCGGTCAAGTTCACCTTCGAGGGGCAAGCGGCGCACGCAGGGGCGGCTCCCTGGCGCGGCCGCAGCGCACTGGACGCCGTGGAGCTGATGGACGTGGGCTGGAATTTCCACCGCGAGCACATGGACGTGAGCCAACGCTCGCACTCCGTCATCACCGACGGCGGCGACCAGCCCAACGTGGTGCCGTCGAAGGCGGCCGTGTGGTACTACTTTCGCGAACGCACCTACCCCAAAATCCGGGAGATGTACGCCGACGCCCTGAAAATGGCCGAAGGGGCCACGCTGATGACCAAAACCACCGTGACCCACGAAGTGCTGGGCAGCGCCTGGCCCATCCACCTGAACAAGGCCATCGCCCAGGCCATGTACCAGAACATCCGGCGCGTGGGCCTGCCCCAGTGGAGCGCGGCCGACCAGGTGCTGGCCCGCGCCGCGCAGGCCGAAACCAACGCCCCCAAAACCGACCGCCTCAACCGTCCCCTTGACGGCCTGGCCACCCGCCTCGATACGCTCGTGGGACCCGCGACTTCGACTTACGGGGGCTCGGATGACATCGGCGACATTTCCTGGAGCGTGCCCACGGTGGTGCTGCACTACCCGGCCAACATCCCCGGCCTGCCCGGTCACCACTGGGCCAACGCCATTGCCATGGCCACCCCCATTGCCCACAAAGGGGTGACGGCCGGCGCCAAGGCCGAGGCCTTGACCCTGCTCGACCTACTGGTGAAACCCGAAATCATTAAAGAGGCCTGGGCATACTTCAACGACGTGCAAACCAAGAACACCAAGTACACCCCCTTGATTTCGGACACCGACAAGCCCGCCATCACCCTTAACCAAGGCATCATGGCCCAGTACCGGCCACAGATGACGAAATTCTACTACAACCCGGCCAAGTATAAAACTTACCTGGAGCAGTTGGGCATTGCCTACCCCACGGTGCGGCCGGCCGCTCCGAAAGCGAGCGCCCAATAA